The Actinocorallia herbida DNA window CCGAGCGCTGGGGCACCGAGATCGTCGCGGTGGTCAGGCTCACCGCCGAACTCTCCGACGATGAGCTGCGCGACGCCTGCGCGGCCCGCCTCGCCCGCTACAAGATCCCCAAGACGTTCGTCCGTACCGACCGCGACCTCCGCCTGCCCAACGGCAAGGCGGACTACGGCACGGCGCGTTCGCTCACCAAGTAAGGCCCCGCACGCAGCCCCTCCTACCTCCCCGGGAGCTCGCCCATGTCCCACCCCAAGACCCTCGTAGAGGCGTTCCAGAACACGGTCGCCGAGATACCCGACGAGGTGGCCCTGCGCACTCCGGGCGGCGCCCAGAGCTACACGTGGGCTCAGTACGCCGCCAAGGTGGAGCACCTCGCGCGCGCGCTGCACAAGCTCGGCATCAGGCGCGGCGACAGGGTCGCGCTGATGCTCACCAACCGTCCGGAGTTCAACTTCGTCGACACCGCGGCGCTGCACCTGGGCGCGATCCCGTTCTCGATCTACAACACCAGCTCGCCCGAGCAGATCGCCTACATCATCGGGCACGCCGGACCGAAGATCGCGGTCGCCGAGGACCAGTTCGTCGCGCGGCTCACCGAAGGCGGCGCGGCGTCCCTCGACCACCTCATCAACGTCGCCGACCTCGACGCCCTGGTACCGGACGAAGAGTTCGACTTCGCTTCCACCTGGAAGTCCGTCGACCCCGACGCCGTCATCACCCTCATCTACACCTCGGGCACGACCGGCCCGCCCAAGGGCGTGGAGACCACCCACCGGGCGGCCCTGGCCAACGCCGCAGGGCTCGCCGCGGGCTTCGAGGTCCGGCGCGGCGACCGCGTCACCTCCTACCTGCCCTCCGCCCACGCGGTGGACCGGATGGCCTCGCACTGGCTGCACATGCTGCACGGCACGGTCGTCACCTCGGTCGCCGACATCACCCAGATCCTCGGCGCGCTCGGCGAGGTCCGCCCGACGGTCTGGGCCGCGGTCCCGCGCGTGTGGGAGAAGATGAAGAACGGCATCCAGGCGCTGCTGGCCGGGGCCGACGAGGAGAAGCGCAAGGCCGCCGAATGGGCCTTCGACGTCGGTCTGCGCAAGGTGCGGCTGGAGCAGTCCGGCCAGCCCGTCCCGGAGGAACTGGCGAAGGAGTACGAGCTGGCCGACCAGCTCGTCTTCGCCACCATCCGCCAGCTCCTCGGCCTCGACGAGATGCGCTACGCCTTCTCCGGGGCCGCGGCGGCCCCGAAGGAGACCTTGGAGTTCCTGCTCGCGATGGGCCTGCGCGTCGTCGAGGCCTGGGGCATGACCGAGGTGACCTCGGTGGCGATCTCCAACCCGATCGACGCGCCGAAGATCGGCACCGTCGGCAAGGTCATGCCGGGCATGGAGGCCAGGATCGCCGACGACGGCGAGCTGCTGGTGCGCGGCTCCTGGGTGATGAAGGGCTACCGGGGCGACCCGGAGAAGACCGCGGAGGCGATCGACGCCGAGGGCTGGCTGCACACCGGGGACGTCGCCACGATCGACGCCGACGGCTACATCACCCTGGTCGACCGCAAGAAGGAACTGATCATCAACGCGGCGGGCAAGAACATGTCGCCGAGCAACATCGAGAACACCATCCGGGCGCACAACCCGATGCTCGGCGGGATCATCGTGGTCGGCGAGGGGCGGCCCTACAACGTCGCGGTGTTCTCGCTCGACCCCGACGCGGTCGCGGGCTACGCCGCGGCGAACGCGCTGCCCGCCGACCCGGCCGTCCTGGCCAAGGAGCCGGCGATCCTCGCGGTGGTGCAAGAGGGCGTGGACCAGGCCAACGCGAAGCTGTCCCGGGTGGAGCAGATCAAGAAGTTCGCGATC harbors:
- a CDS encoding AMP-dependent synthetase/ligase, which produces MSHPKTLVEAFQNTVAEIPDEVALRTPGGAQSYTWAQYAAKVEHLARALHKLGIRRGDRVALMLTNRPEFNFVDTAALHLGAIPFSIYNTSSPEQIAYIIGHAGPKIAVAEDQFVARLTEGGAASLDHLINVADLDALVPDEEFDFASTWKSVDPDAVITLIYTSGTTGPPKGVETTHRAALANAAGLAAGFEVRRGDRVTSYLPSAHAVDRMASHWLHMLHGTVVTSVADITQILGALGEVRPTVWAAVPRVWEKMKNGIQALLAGADEEKRKAAEWAFDVGLRKVRLEQSGQPVPEELAKEYELADQLVFATIRQLLGLDEMRYAFSGAAAAPKETLEFLLAMGLRVVEAWGMTEVTSVAISNPIDAPKIGTVGKVMPGMEARIADDGELLVRGSWVMKGYRGDPEKTAEAIDAEGWLHTGDVATIDADGYITLVDRKKELIINAAGKNMSPSNIENTIRAHNPMLGGIIVVGEGRPYNVAVFSLDPDAVAGYAAANALPADPAVLAKEPAILAVVQEGVDQANAKLSRVEQIKKFAIVGGYWEPGGDELTPTMKLRRKPIHSKYAEEIEGLYT